A single window of Aspergillus oryzae RIB40 DNA, chromosome 8 DNA harbors:
- a CDS encoding uncharacterized protein (predicted protein), whose translation MNSQRCAAVVVGAGPAGLAVIGNLLEKQLGGKIAWIDPYFQAGRVNRKYREVPSTRIPSPFSTMAKLDQEKTCHLHHAADMVRALTEGITKMDQVYACRGLRLGPFGSNVRTTSTKLRSLPLDSSCVRDRRRQRCRSRCVDSTSRGWI comes from the exons ATGAATTCACAGAGATGTGCCGCGGTCGTCGTGGGAGCCGGCCCCGCCGGTCTCGCCGTTATTGGAAATCTATTGGAGAAGCAACTAGGGGGGAAGATCGCCTGGATTGATCCATACTTTCAGGCTGGTCGGGTGAATCGCAAGTACCGCGAAGTGCCTAG CACCCGTATCCCTAGTCCATTCTCAACGATGGCCAAACTCGATCAAGAGAAGACCTGCCACCTGCATCATGCGGCAGACATGGTTCGTGCCTTGACAGAGGGCATCACTAAGATGGACCAGGTTTATGCGTGTCGGGG ACTTCGTCTTGGACCGTTCGGATCCAACGTGCGGACCACCTCGACGAAGTTGAGGTCATTACCCCTAGACTCATCTTGTGTACGGGATCGTCGCCGACAGAGGTGCCGATCCCGGTGTGTGGACAGCACATCGAGAGGCTGGATCTAG
- a CDS encoding uncharacterized protein (predicted protein): MDGWILRDNTGLKGSAADFARQQLEEDKLPQSEAGRFITKVDCGGGQEAAQYERHLPSCTHLVQAVGFTRDPLPELSVNGRLLDPEFDSVSGGFHDATGRVVPGLHGAGIAFPERVVDPYGNVEHAVGFWKFMKFIKRVSPQWTA, translated from the coding sequence ATGGATGGCTGGATTCTGCGGGACAACACCGGCCTGAAGGGTTCCGCCGCCGACTTTGCACGACAACAGCTGGAGGAGGACAAACTCCCTCAGTCCGAAGCCGGCCGGTTCATCACCAAGGTGGACTGCGGAGGCGGCCAGGAAGCAGCGCAGTATGAGCGGCATCTGCCGTCGTGCACCCACCTGGTGCAAGCTGTAGGATTTACTCGGGATCCCCTTCCCGAGCTGTCAGTGAATGGCCGTCTTCTCGATCCTGAATTTGACTCGGTGTCAGGTGGCTTCCATGATGCGACAGGCCGTGTCGTCCCGGGTTTGCATGGAGCAGGAATCGCATTCCCGGAACGAGTGGTCGATCCCTACGGCAATGTTGAACATGCCGTTGGGTTCTGGAAGTTCATGAAGTTTATCAAGAGAGTCAGTCCCCAGTGGACAGCATGA
- a CDS encoding uncharacterized protein (predicted protein) — MQGRYIEHQALKAFGGRERISMVTSLRLKSPFIRDETIIRPLLPTTPKSTLYYQYAEYRLENLEERVRHQLKVMRQHKKANRDFDVASTRKFLLGEREFIDAMLEELEDPPAECTSSKVTIQSSVPL, encoded by the exons ATGCAAGGCCGTTATATTGAGCATCAAGCTCTGAAGGCCTTTGGCGGCCGGGAACGTATCAGCATGGTAACATCTCTAAGACTTAAATCGCCCTTTATTCGCGATGAGACAATTATCAGACCTCTGTTGCCTACAACTCCCAAGAGTACTCTTTACTATCAGTATGCGGAGTATCGGCTGGAGAACTTGGAGGAGCGAGTGCGTCATCAGTTGAAGGTGATGCGGCAGCATAAGAAGGCAAATCGTGACTTTGACGTTGCGTCAACACGCAAGTTTTTGTTAGGAGAGAGGGAGTTCATTGATGCTATGTTAGAGGAACTGGAAGATCC TCCAGCAGAGTGTACGTCCTCCAAAGTCACCATTCAATCCTCCGTGCCCCTATAG
- a CDS encoding uncharacterized protein (predicted protein): MLPFRFRGLRRRQSNSSNDEPEPPSNMGNQNSTADDSHGPTDSEIFYPEFYDVLKVRYLLRWKIIPEGLPVEIVDLIVDAAEYWPSIEATLDQKRIIHQDRDQVLVRTAPLCYDEKTLGSDSPKVLPHRTVHPCRKIVFSIASHDQGFANSGRGTFDGSYTWFDTEVVPFEKLPTPGDSSVPEQDANGVRFGPDHPLLLPSSHKLQANRTAVRGTQHYHITWHHLDNISADSPEAEEIQHNQGRGRATLDGSQVRNLQIGDTIAVWGRARFGAWSNHVERLSVRVFWAV, encoded by the exons ATGCTCCCCTTTCGCTTCCGTGGACTCCGACGCAGACAGTCGAATTCCTCTAATGACGAGCCCGAGCCTCCATCTAATATGGGCAACCAAAACAGTACCGCTGATGACAGTCATGGGCCGACTGACTCTGAGATCTTCTACCCCGAATTCTACGATGTGCTTAAGGTTCGGTATCTGCTGCGATGGAAGATAATCCCTGAAGGGCTACCCGTTGAGATTGTGGATCTGATCGTGGATGCGGCCGAATATTGGCCCTCCATCGAGGCTACATTGGACCAAAAGAGAATTATTCACCAGGACAGAGATCAGGTGTTGGTCAGGACAGCACCACTGTGCTATGATGAAAAG ACATTGGGAAGTGACTCGCCTAAAGTGCTCCCTCACCGGACTGTTCATCCTTGTCGGAAGattgtcttctccatcgcctcGCATGACCAGGGCTTTGCTAACAGTGGGCGTGGCACGTTTGACGGATCCTATACTTGGTTTGACACCGAAGTTGTCCCCTTCGAGAAGTTGCCGACGCCTGGAGATTCGTCTGTTCCTGAACAAGATGCGAATGGGGTCCGGTTTGGGCCCgatcatcctcttctcctgcccAGCTCCCACAAACTCCAGGCGAATCGAACGGCGGTGAGGGGAACCCAGCATTATCATATCACCTGGCATCATCTCGATAACATCAGCGCCGATTCACCGGAAGCGGAGGAAATCCAGCATAACCAAGGTCGAGGACGAGCCACGCTCGATGGAAGTCAAGTCCGTAATTTGCAAATTGGCGATACGATTGCCGTCTGGGGTCGAGCGCGATTCGGGGCGTGGTCGAACCATGTGGAACGGTTGTCGGTACGGGTATTTTGGGCTGTGTAG